The DNA region GCGGAGGCAGAGAACGCCATCCAGGCGATGAACGGCCAGTGGATTGGCTCGCGGTCGATACGCACCAATTGGTCCACGCGCAAGCTGCCTCCGCCGCGCGAACCCTCCAAGAGCGGAGGCCAGGGAGGCGGTATGGGTGGCGGACCGGGCAACGGGTCCGGTGTAAAGGGAAGTCAACGCCACACCTTCGAGGAAGTGTACAACCAGTCGAGCCCCACCAACACCACCGTATACTGTGGCGGATTCCCGCCGAACGTCATCAGCGACGACCTGATGCACAAGCACTTCGTCCAGTTTGGTCCCATCCAGGACGTGCGGGTCTTTAAGGACAAGGGCTTTTCGTTTATCAAGTTTGTTACCAAGGAGGCAGCCGCCCACGCCATCGAGCACACGCACAACAGCGAGGTTCATGGAAACCTGGTCAAGTGCTTCTGGGGCAAAGAGAACGGAGGCGATAACTCGGCCAATAACCTCAATgccgcagctgctgcggcagcAGCTTCTGCCAATGTTGCCGCCGTTGCAGCCGCCAATGCTGCAGTTGCCGCTGGAGCGGGTATGCCCGGTCAGATGATGACGCAGCAACAGATCGCCGCCGCTACGGGAGCGGCGATACCCGGCCAAATGATGACGCCCCAGCAGATTGCAGCGCAGTATCCATACGCGTACCAGCAGATGGGCTACTGGTATCCCCCTGCGGTATGTATTACATTCCTTTAATATGCAATGACCTAATTGATTGAAACTAACTTTTTGCGTTCCTGCAGGCTTATCCCACAACCCAGATGCAGACGCAGTACATGCAGCAGGGCTACTATCCCTACGCCTACACTACCAGTGCTCAGCAAGCGGGAGGAGTCCGTAAGTATACCTTTCTCAGCTCCTGAATAATCATGACCTTGGCTTAATCAGCTTGCATACAATTTTCAGCGGCTGGATACCGCATGGTGCCGCCGAATGTGGCATGGGGCGTGCCCGGAACTGTGGTGCCCGGTGTGACGGCCGCCGCAGCATCCGCGGCCGCTGCAGCGAATGGATCACTTGCCCCCCAGATGATGTACAGTGCTGCGATGCCACAATACCAGACCCAATGAGCTGAGATGTGACGCCAGCTTCGACGCCGTTTGCAGCATCCGGGAAGTCGCCCCCAGCCGCAGCCACAACCACCTCTGCTGCATCAGCTTCCGCACCTGCAGCAGTTGCAAGCGCATTACGCACGTTTAGGTTACGTACAATACCGAGTAGTAGCTAAATCGGAACCGCTCCTGGCCATGCCGttaaccagcagcagcagccacattGACGGTGGCGATGTATCTGGAGATTAATAGGATGCGCGTGAGTCCAGATTTGAAGTTGTGGCTACGGTTGCGGCTGACTGCGGTGGACGGAAGCGGAATCGGGGGTGGTATAGCCCCCCAAAGTCGAAGGTTAAGGCGGTGCGTGGAACTCAACTTCAAGTGATCCACGCCGGCGACAACTGAAAGAACATCAACTGAAAAGCTCCGGGCGATGGGCGGGTAGCTGTAACAATCTAATCCAATCTAAGTACgtgttaaaataatttaatgatTTGTAATTTAAGCAGATATAGGCGTATAAACGAAAcggaaacaaaataaaccgaatgagaaattcaacaaaaacaaacagaacaGAGAAAATGCTAATTACGCGCGACAGAgtttaacaaaaaaacaaaacaatcgaaacaaaaaacgtgacaaagcaaattgtaattgtaactATGTGGAACATGTGTCAACGAAAACTGAAGACGGAAAGGGTAGTGTCAGTAGGATGAAAGGAAAGCCACAAGCAAGCcgaatgcaaaaaaaaacaagaggaaaaacaaatttagTCACTAAGAGAATGTAAATTCGAGCATACATATTGTATATTTCCAATGTGGAAAACGAAATGcgatataaatatgtaaaatgtaaaataaagaagcaaaaaaatatataaaacaagtGAGAAAACGAACAGACGCTGTTTTTAAATTGAGATAATGAATTGAGGAGAAGTGCggtttaaaaattaaatgtatataaagaGAGAGGATCTAGGTGGTTATTACTACAATTCTGGTGGAgtctaaatatattttaaatattaataacttCTGCAATCGTgccaagaaaataaattaggAGTAAAACAAATATTCATGCATGAATTTTATAGCTTCGACATTCTCTAGTGAAACGCAGTTTTATTGCGAAACTAGTTTTCATGAATGCTTATTCTTTCGCTTACTTTCTCTTCATTTAAATGCACCTGGTGATGTCAGCAGTTGGTCAATTCTCAATACACTACCAATGGCTTCCAATtgtatagtttttttttgggcataaCATTATTTTAGATAAAGGATGAAGTTTTTTGAAATCGATTTTATTTAGCGTACTCTATAGAttttgtttatgtatataGTTGTATATGCATGTAGTTTTGGATCTGTGTTTAGTAACTAGTCATAGAACTCAAATTCCGGGTGGGCGAGCTGCGTAGAAGCTGGTTCAATGTGTCGCGATAAGCGACGGGCATGTGCGCGGGTGTAGATGTATCTGATCGATCTGATAACACCAGATCCATACGCACCTGCTAGGTACATCATTTTTTGGGTGTGTTACTAATAGTATAGGTGAATCGGAGACGATTGTATTTATGGCTGTAGGTACATAGATTGAAACAAATGAACTAAACTAGACTAACCATACGGACAGTGATActattaaaacttaaatacGATTCTGCGCTGGTAAATGTATCTTTGTGGGTGTGTATAAGTATATCATCGGTCTTAGGTCTACGCTTACTTCTAGATTACATGTAGCTTGTGGATGGGCACTCAAtgtacaacaaaaatatgctCTATAGTTCAAGGATACAATGGAAGTAGTTGTGAACTTCTTGGGACGCCTGTCTTACAAAAAATAGCTACGGAATGTTTCAAAAAACTAGTTTATAAAGCAATTACTGtcataaacaaaaataggGCGAATCTACTATTCTAGCAACTCCATTGAAAAGTACAGATATTCTTAGAAATATATTATGTTAAATGAGTATAACGATAATGGAGCTGCATGACAAATGTCGCACCACATGGACATGGTGGTGAAACGACGCAAAAATACAATATTCTTAGGCTAAAACACAAGAAATAGATGGGAAACAAATCATATTCAATAATTCACTGGTAAATACAAATGTAACAATGTTTGTGAAACGAAAACTCTACTGATTGATTAGAACCTTATGGGCGAGAAACATGGGTCACATAATCAAAACTAGTGCAACGAGAATTGGTTGCGTTCTGAGACTCACTTCACAGCTGCTCCACATTGGTATAATGGAGGAGGGCAGGATCACTGGCTAGAACAGACTAGATGGTTATGTCGCCATAATCTTGCGACCACTTCTCGTACGAGTTGAGGCTTTGTGGCGCCACCGAGCGCCTGATGCGCTTAAGAGAACTGTGAAAGTCCTGCTCTGTAATCGCACGCATTGCACTGATGTCCAGACACTTCACTTGCTCAACATTCAACTCTCGAATGGGTTCCAAAGCGGCGTCCTTGGCCAGGGCCGTTAAGTCGGAGCCCGAGTATCCGTCCGTCATCTTTGCCAGGCGGCGCAACGCCTCGGTATCCAACGGACTGCCTTGCTTCTGCAGCAGTCGATTGAGGAGCAGCTCGCGGGTCTGCTCGTCGGGCAGTGAGACGTAAACGCGCTTTGTAAAACGACGCAGGGCGGCCTCGTCCAATTCCTGCGGCCGATTGGTGGCGGCCAGCACCACGATTCTATCTCCGTCCGGATTTCCAGGCAGCCCATCGAACTCCACCAGAAACTCGGTCTTCAGGCGACGCGATGCTTCATGTTCGCTGCTGCTTCGCTCGGAGAGCAACGAGTCGACCTCGTCGATGAAAATAATGGAGGGCTGCATGTGACGGGCCACGGCAAAGAGTGCCCTTACCAGTTTCTCACCATCCCCCACGTACTTGCTGGTCAGCGAGGCAGCCGAAATGTTCAGGAAGGTAGCACTACACTCAGTAGCCACGGCGCGTGCCAGCAGGGTCTTGCCATTTCCGGGAGGACCAAACAGCAATAAACCCTTGGCCGGTGCACGAAGTCCTAACAAAGGAAGACGGAATGGTTATGGTGACGGTTGTTGGTCGCAGAATAACCAACTTACCCGTAAAGAGTTCCGGTCGGACGGAGGGTAGGATGACCATTTCCTGAAGAGCCTGCTTGGCCACATCCTGACCGGCAATGTCAGTCCACTCTACTTTGGCCCCACCTTCGACGATCTCGTCGAGTATAAGCTGCACTAGCTTCTGCTCCACTCCTTTCACACTCACCACCGGAGTGCTGGCGCCACTGCCACTGGGTCCGTTGTTGTTTATGGGAGTCCGCGAACGCTGAGGCGGCGTATTGCGCCCAGAAGACTGTAATATGCAGCATTTAGTGTAATTAGTATTTTAATTACTATCCGAGTAGTATTTGCCAAGTGCAATATAAGCATTTACAAATTTGGTTTACTTATCAGATACTCACAAATTGGCGCCGAACGGCGGGAGGCGTGGCAGCCGTCTTGGCTGGTTGCCTTTGGACTGCGCCTACGGATGTTTTGGAGCCAAGGTTGCGGGGCAGCGTTTGTGATTTGTTGGCTACGGCCAAGTTGACGGGTCGTTTGGATCCAATCGTTAGTTTTCGGCCAGATGCTGTGAAAGAAAAAAGCACAATCAGAGAAGCATAATCTTGAAGAGTCTACTCTTTTTAAGGTTACAATTTGGCcaatcgaaataaaaaattgtaagaAAATCAAGTGCCATGTGAGGTGATAGGGATTGACTGATCGATCTGCATTTGCTCGCTTTGCGCTGGCGTGTGAGGATCTTGTTGGGTGCGCGTTAGCTGGTGAGGAACTTACCAGTGGGTTGGGCACTGGCGGTGGCTTTGGGCCCGTAGCCACTACTGCGCACCCTTAGCTTCATGGGTTCGTTGGTCATTCCCGCCAGCATGGGCTCCCTGGTCCTCTGCGGCTTGCTTGGCGCCTGCTCATTCTGCTTCTCCTTTAAGGAGAGACGCTGCATTTGCAAATCCTGCTCACGCAGAGCTGCGCGCCGGATGAACACGTGCGTATGGACAAAACGGAGGGGACAACAAAAAAGCGGGGTAAACgtgcaaaatgaaataaacaaaaaatgaggTAAACAAAAACTATGTTTCAGGGGTATAGGAAATATGACCGCTCACTCACCTAGAAAATGGAGACGATCCCGCGCCATCGAAAGGTTTGTCTGCATCTTGTCATGCAGGCGCTGGGCTCGATCCCAGACATCACCCCGTCCACTCCAGCAATCGACAGCTATGCcatcctccagctccttgaTACCCTTCCGGTAGAGCTCAATTGCCAGCTCTTTGTGACCTggaataatataataatgatataataatatttaataaccTTTACATGGCCCGTCAAGCTCGCTTTCCTCTAATAAATAGTttctatatataaaaatgaaatgtttggAGGACTACCACTCAATAAATGTCCATCAAGGCAGACAACCCCTTCTCCTGCTGACATTTGGGGCATCCATTGTGCGCGCGTTCTGGCTTATTGATTCTCACACTCGACAGACAACAAAAGCGGCTAGCGGGCGATGACTCATTGAGCATTGAGCactcgaactcgaactggAGCTGCCACCCCCGACGCTGTCACTCACCTTCGTTCTCCTCATCAATTTTGAGCGCCTTGGAGATGTACTCGAAGGCGCGTCGATGGTGATGCTTCTGCTTGGCCAGCAAGGGATCGCCGGGACCAGGTGAATACCCTCCTCCCGGACGATTTGCGGCCATCTCCAAGGGTTGAATGGGTCTGAAACGCTGTGGCTGGTTGGAtaactgctgctcctggccGTCGGCGTCACGATTTAGCTCCGAAGGATGGTTCAACGACTGCTGTTGCTCCTTGGAGGAATTCTGCACCACGATTTCAATATTACAGTCGCGTCGATGCGGACGGTAAATCACTTTTGTGCTGGCACCGTAAAGGTAgcgaaaaatacaaaacagcTGATAAATCAGCGAGCGCAGAACGTTGAACAGAAAGATGATGGGGAACGAGACGACATAGAGGTTCTGCTTGTGCACGGAGGACGAGTAGCCGCCGTACGTATGATGGTGGCCGCTGCGTGGGGAGCACGTAGTGGGGGTCAGGTCAtctgtggtggtggtgtcgTCGTCGCCGTCGGGTGAGCTGCCCGGACTACGGCGATTCGATGAGGAGCCTCCACCGGCGGCAGATGAACCGCAGGCGACAACGGCAGCAACGTTTGAGGCGCTCGACGAGCGGTGCGTGGACTGGCGACCACCGACGCCTCCGCCGGATGATCCTGTCGCGCTGCTGGACTTTATTGGCGatttggtgctgctgctgctggcgctggAGGAGGACGACTGGTTTTTAGTGCGTACCATCGATATCGATTCCGCGCTGTCTGCGCGTCCAGCACTCCGGCCCCCGCTCTCCTTGCCCTAGCCCCGTGAAAGTTGCACGGGGAAGTTATCCTTTAAGCCAAAGAGGTTGGCCGTGGCACGCGTTGGTATCGATGccgcacaaaaaacaaacaaattctCGAATATTATTGTTGTACGTCGTTCGAGCCAGTTCTCATTTTGCTGATATCCGAGAGTACTGATTTTTTCTCCGCACTTACAACTCTCCCGACGTTGAAAATTGAAGCTAAGCTCTGGAGTCCCAGCCAGTGCTGCCCAACTATCGATTACCAAATCTGGCGGAAATAGTTATGAAGCcagaaaaataacaatttcaaAGTTTAAGTGGTGGGATGTAACGCCTAAGATATAGGTAGGAAGATTTTCAACAATGTGCAATATTGAGTCAGTTTTAATTGAGTTAAGTTCGATTTAATGTTCTGTTTATAGTCTTCATTTACTCTATATCCTTTTTTAAGTGTAAACTTGTTGTGTCCTTTAAAGCATCCTTAACGGTTAGCTGCTTCAATGGAAAAACGCTATCTTGGCATCTCCAACAGATCCAGCTGTCAGTAAAGTTGCCAGACATTTTCGGATTCGTTGTTTTTAGATggcaaaattaaaattacttgGTCAATTTCAAGCTACTGATAGAAAACACATTTTAGAATTGTTAAATTCTTAGAATTTGAGcacaattgccaaaaaaaaataggggAAAAACATCGCATTGTTTTGCGGTCGCCCGGTGTGGCAGCCCTGGCAGCTGGGTTGCGATATATCGACCTTGGTACACCAACTGCCATCCCCATCACTCTCtgggttgtttttttttgcgtttttgcataacaaaatcTGGGAATTTCGGCTAAAAGCGCCAGCGATCTCTGACCAGGAGAGCACGAGAACAGGAGCGGCACACCTCACTTGGAGAGCAGTCGGAATGGGACAGTACACGGCGTCGCAGCGCAAGAATGTAAGGATACTGCTCGTGGGCGACGCCAGGGTGGGGAAGACGTCGCTGATTCTGTCTCTGGTCAGCGAGGAGTATCCGGAGGAGGTGCCTCCTCGGGCCGAGGAGATCACCATTCCGGCGAACGTGACGCCCGAACAGGTACCCACCAGCATCGTTGACTTCTCTGCCTTGGAGCAGTCGGAGGATGCCCTGGCCGCCGAAATTAACAAGGCGCACGTGGTGTGCATAGTTTACGCCGTGGACGATGACGACACATTGGATCGGATCACCTCCCACTGGCTGCCGCTTATCCGGGCCAAATGCAATCCCTCCCTGGACGGCGAGGGTGATGCCGAAGCGGAGGCGGAAGGAGATGTTCAACGGGAACCCATTCGCAAGCCAATCGTTCTGGTGGGTAACAAGATAGACCTCATTGAGTATTCCACCATGGACAGCGTGCTGGCCATCATGGAAGACTACCCTGAGATTGAGAGCTGCGTGGAGTGCTCTGCCAAGACACTGCACAACATCTCCGAGATGTTTTACTACGCCCAGAAGGCTGTGCTGCACCCGACTTCACCCCTGTATATGATGGAAGAACAGGAGGTAAGTGCCTCCATTGTAGATCATAGGTCTCATCTATATCAATGCGcaataataaaactaataaaactCCTCATTTTCAGCTTACATCCGCCTGCAAGAAGTCGCTGGTGCGCATCTTCAAGATCTGTGACATTGACGGGGACAATCTTTTGAACGACTACGAGCTGAATTTATTCCAGCGACGCTGTTTCAACACACCCCTCCAGCCGCAAATCCTTGATGAGGTGAAGGCCGTTATACAGAAAAATGTGCCCGATGGCATATACAACGATGCGGTCACCCTAAAGGGCTTCCTCTTCCTACACTGCCTTTTCATTCAGCGGGGGAGGAACGAGACGACCTGGGCGGTGTTACGGCGCTTTGGCTACAACGACCAGTTGGAGATGTGCCACGAGTATCTTAGGCCACCGCTGAAAATACCGCCTGGCAGCAGCACAGAACTCTCGCACCGTGGTCAGCAGTTCCTGATTGCTGTGTTTGAGCGCTATGATCGCGATGGCGACGGAGCCTTATCACCTGAGGAGCACAAGATGCTCTTCAGCACATGCCCGGCTGCACCATGGTCCTACTCTACCGACATTCGCAAGTCCTGCCCGATCAACGAGACTACTGGATGGGTGACACTGCACGGGTGGCTCTGTCGGTGGACACTGATGACGCTGATCGATGTGGTCAAAACAATGGAGTATCTGGCCTATTTGGGCTTCAATGTTCATGAAAACGACAGCCAGTTGGCGGCCATTCACGTAACTCGAGAGCGTCGCATCGATTTGGCCAAGCGCCAAAGCAGTAGGTCCGTATACAAGTGTCATGTGATTGGACCAAAGGGATCAGGAAAGACTGGAATGTGCAGGGGTTTCCTAGTGGAGGATATGCACAAACTAATCGGAAAGGAGTTTAAAACGAATGTGGTTCATTGCATCAACTCTGTGCAGGTATATGGCCAGGAAAAGCACCTCATCCTGCGCGACATCGATGTAAGGCACGCACTCGATCCCCTCCAGCCACAAGAAGTCAATTGCGATGTTGCCTGCCTGGTCTACGACTCATCCAATCCCCGTTCCTTTGAGTATGTGGCCCGCATCTACATCAAGTATTATGCGGAGAGCAAGATTCCAGTGATGATAGTCGGCACCAAGTGCGACATGGACGAGCGTCGGCAGGACTACCTTATGCAGCCGTCGGAATTCTGTGACAAGTACAAGCTGCTACCTCCGCATCTGTTCAGCctaaaaaccaacaaaaaagaaCTGTATACCAAGCTGGCCACGATGGCAGCGTTTCCGTGAGTACACCTTTTGTGATCCACTGTTGGGTGCTTCTTTTGTAAGCTAATACGGCTAGCCAAAAGCAGTGAAATACTTTTAAAGCATCAAGCCTTTCAAGTATTTCACTTTATAGTAGTTTTAGATTGCATCTAACATTCGGGATTAATGGTTACTTATCTTATTATCTTCTCTTttacccttttttttgtgtgatGGTTGGTGTCTGTTTTCTGTGTTGTTTGATGTTTGTACACGTCGACGGCTTCGCGGATATGCAGTCGCTTCCAGGCCGCCTGGATACTGTTCTACAAGCACAGGTTGGTACAGCTGTGGGAGTCGGCGTAAGTGTTACCATTTAAACTGAACTTGTTACTAATGTCAGCCTTATATTTGTTGTTCCATCTGCCACGGTGCCCGTACTACTTCCTTGGGGCGCACAGATTCCCATCCATAACCGCTTGATTAATGTGGTGTGCGGCAGCTTCCTGTAGTTCTTAGTTTTATCGTTACGCTACCTTTTAAAATCCTGCCTCTGGTTTATcaattctaattaaattcctttttcTCACAAGCAGCCACCTGAGGCAATTCGGCCTGATGACGGAGGACCCCAAGCTGTGGTGGAAGGCGGGACTGGGCGTGGCTGCAGCTACCATGCTGGGATTTATAGTCCTGAAAACAATAAGTGCTGCCGGAGCCCACACCCGCTAGATGAACCCACTAGGTTAAGAGGACGGGGTTAACACACAATTACCACAGACACGTTAATGTTGGACAAATTCATgtaacttatttattatttacttgcTTGGTACTGTAAATCCAAATTTATTGTTACGAAAACTAAAGCAAACCATGAAAGGGACACACGCCGATGCTCGCATTCCTGACTTGTAAATACACTTGCCAAGTTCACTCGCAGGAATTGAGCTGGAGCAGTGGCCAGTGGAGCACATTGCGTATGTTGCATTTCTATTCGTATTCTAACTTACTTAAACCATGTACTCTCTGATAAGTCAAGTAAGGTATTGTTACCAGCATAATCGAGTAACGAAACAACCAATATCGTGCATAGCTGATAGTGATATGTACACGTACTGCGTTCTATATAAACCAATATATACTACATCTAGAGAATCACCGGGTTCGGTGATATCGCACTTTTGTAAATACGCGCAAAGCCCCTAGTATGAGCAATAAACCTATCTATATGTGTGGATTGGCATATAGCAATATTTAATGGCACTCGATGTTTTAGTCATTTTGTTTTCCCAAAAGGACAAGTTTATTTCAATCTGCATGATGAGTTTGGCTAGCTACCGCCTCAATCATTATTAAATGTTCCACATAAGTCATTCGGTTTGTAAAagctttaataataatttatctTACTATAATTGAGTCTGTACATGACTCTGGCTTGTCGAGGTCTCAAATCATACAGCAAATACTATGTTAATCCTACTTTTGTATTCCATTGATCGACGCTGCATTGGCAGAAGCAGGCGACATGCAGTTGCCATCTGGATATCGCTTTTGGAACTGCGTAATAAGCTCCGGATCCACCAGTCGTATGCCATCCAATTGGTTTCCGAGGGTTATCCAGTTCGGTTGGATGTTGTGCGGACGCCCAAAGAGCTCGATCTTGCGGGTACCCGGGCTAAGACGCTCGATAATGCCATAAATCTCATCCGGTTTGTGAGAGGTGGCCCGCACCTCCGCCACAATCACATCACAATCGAGTCCTCGGTTCAGGTTTGTGGGATTGCCCTTCATGCCCACCAAGCAGTGCTCTTTGCCATGGTTTAGCCAGTGACCCGTACGTCCAGTGCGAATAATCCGCTGCAGTTGGTTGGTCTTTACCCAGATGAGTTCGTCCACGCGCTCATAGCCCCACAACTTGAGGCAATCGCGGCCAAGTTCCATGGCTCGTCCTGTGACCCATAGAAAGATCAAGCCGTCATCCTGAAGGGCCGGCACGCCCAGCGCTCTCATTTCATCGTCCGACATTGTGCCGTAGGGCAGTTCCATGTGAATATCCCAGGGAGGATCGGCCATCACCACAGCAAACTTTCCCAGCACCGTCATGTCTAAAAACCGCAGGTCGCATTGAATCCATTGCGGCGGATAGAGCGTGCAACTGGAGTCTACGCTGCGCTTGAGGCTCAATTTGGTTTTCACATCCGTCGGCTTGTTTGTGTTTATATGTGGCAGGGTGTCCACCTCATAGTGCACGTACTTGCAGGTGGCCATGTGAAAGCAGGTGTTAAGGAAGCTGCAGTCCCCCAGAGATTCGTCTGTGTGAGCCTGGATGATCTTTTTGAAATGCAGTTTGGTACACTTGTCTGTTGTCTCACTGCCGGAAGTATCACTGCCATCGGTGGATTCCTGCGACTCGGCCTCGCAATTGTTTATAGCTTCCGCAATGATTTCTCCATCCTCCGCTGCAGTTTCTGTCTTGGGTACCTTTCCGCTAACGCTCTCGCCCGCATCAACATCCGTGTGAAGCTCCTTCGCGTCTCTTCGTTCTTGTTTCTTCTTGGCCGCCATCTCGGCGGTGGCTTGTTGGGCCTTTAGGCACTCGACTTTTGTGCCGTGGGAGCAAAACTCCATGACCTGTGCTCCCCCGTGGGACTTGAACTTCTCAGCCACGGATCGCTCTTTGGCTGTGGGCTTGGTTAGCAGCTCAAGTATCTCCTCGCCCACCTGCTTACTCTGCTTTTCGCGGGTGGAAGGCATTGACAGCAGCATCATAATGTCGTCCGGAGCATCCAGACTTGTGGACTCTTTACGTACTGCATTGGTTTCCAGTTTTATTGTCTTCTCCTGCGGCTGATCACCATCCTCGACTTCCACTgtaaaagcaacaacaaattattttgtCTTACAAAGAAAGTAGTATTTTATGCGGGACCCACACTTCCTcttggcctcctcctccttttgCTGACACGTGTCGTTGGTGTCCTCCAGGATCTCCTTTAGCTCCTTGGGCTGCACAGAGATGATTTCGCAGCCAGCCTCTGTGCCGATGGTCACGTTCCTAATTACAATGGCACCCTGGTTGGCCAGTTTGCCTAGTATAAAGTTCACCATCTCCAGGCTGCTGCC from Drosophila santomea strain STO CAGO 1482 chromosome 3R, Prin_Dsan_1.1, whole genome shotgun sequence includes:
- the LOC120452624 gene encoding nucleolysin TIAR isoform X1, encoding MDESQPKTLYVGNLDSSVSEDLLIALFGTMGPVKSCKIIREPGNDPYAFIEYSNYQAATTALTAMNKRLFLDKEIKVNWATSPGNQPKTDISSHHHIFVGDLSPEIETETLREAFAPFGEISNCRIVRDPHTMKSKGYAFVSFVKKAEAENAIQAMNGQWIGSRSIRTNWSTRKLPPPREPSKSGGQGGGMGGGPGNGSGVKGSQRHTFEEVYNQSSPTNTTVYCGGFPPNVISDDLMHKHFVQFGPIQDVRVFKDKGFSFIKFVTKEAAAHAIEHTHNSEVHGNLVKCFWGKENGGDNSANNLNAAAAAAAASANVAAVAAANAAVAAGAGMPGQMMTQQQIAAATGAAIPGQMMTPQQIAAQYPYAYQQMGYWYPPAAYPTTQMQTQYMQQGYYPYAYTTSAQQAGGVPCIQFSAAGYRMVPPNVAWGVPGTVVPGVTAAAASAAAAANGSLAPQMMYSAAMPQYQTQ
- the LOC120452624 gene encoding nucleolysin TIAR isoform X2 encodes the protein MDESQPKTLYVGNLDSSVSEDLLIALFGTMGPVKSCKIIREPGNDPYAFIEYSNYQAATTALTAMNKRLFLDKEIKVNWATSPGNQPKTDISSHHHIFVGDLSPEIETETLREAFAPFGEISNCRIVRDPHTMKSKGYAFVSFVKKAEAENAIQAMNGQWIGSRSIRTNWSTRKLPPPREPSKSGGQGGGMGGGPGNGSGVKGSQRHTFEEVYNQSSPTNTTVYCGGFPPNVISDDLMHKHFVQFGPIQDVRVFKDKGFSFIKFVTKEAAAHAIEHTHNSEVHGNLVKCFWGKENGGDNSANNLNAAAAAAAASANVAAVAAANAAVAAGAGMPGQMMTQQQIAAATGAAIPGQMMTPQQIAAQYPYAYQQMGYWYPPAAYPTTQMQTQYMQQGYYPYAYTTSAQQAGGVPAGYRMVPPNVAWGVPGTVVPGVTAAAASAAAAANGSLAPQMMYSAAMPQYQTQ
- the LOC120451779 gene encoding spastin isoform X2, which encodes MVRTKNQSSSSSASSSSTKSPIKSSSATGSSGGGVGGRQSTHRSSSASNVAAVVACGSSAAGGGSSSNRRSPGSSPDGDDDTTTTDDLTPTTCSPRSGHHHTYGGYSSSVHKQNLYVVSFPIIFLFNVLRSLIYQLFCIFRYLYGASTKVIYRPHRRDCNIEIVVQNSSKEQQQSLNHPSELNRDADGQEQQLSNQPQRFRPIQPLEMAANRPGGGYSPGPGDPLLAKQKHHHRRAFEYISKALKIDEENEGHKELAIELYRKGIKELEDGIAVDCWSGRGDVWDRAQRLHDKMQTNLSMARDRLHFLASGRKLTIGSKRPVNLAVANKSQTLPRNLGSKTSVGAVQRQPAKTAATPPAVRRQFSSGRNTPPQRSRTPINNNGPSGSGASTPVVSVKGVEQKLVQLILDEIVEGGAKVEWTDIAGQDVAKQALQEMVILPSVRPELFTGLRAPAKGLLLFGPPGNGKTLLARAVATECSATFLNISAASLTSKYVGDGEKLVRALFAVARHMQPSIIFIDEVDSLLSERSSSEHEASRRLKTEFLVEFDGLPGNPDGDRIVVLAATNRPQELDEAALRRFTKRVYVSLPDEQTRELLLNRLLQKQGSPLDTEALRRLAKMTDGYSGSDLTALAKDAALEPIRELNVEQVKCLDISAMRAITEQDFHSSLKRIRRSVAPQSLNSYEKWSQDYGDITI
- the LOC120451779 gene encoding spastin isoform X1, whose amino-acid sequence is MVRTKNQSSSSSASSSSTKSPIKSSSATGSSGGGVGGRQSTHRSSSASNVAAVVACGSSAAGGGSSSNRRSPGSSPDGDDDTTTTDDLTPTTCSPRSGHHHTYGGYSSSVHKQNLYVVSFPIIFLFNVLRSLIYQLFCIFRYLYGASTKVIYRPHRRDCNIEIVVQNSSKEQQQSLNHPSELNRDADGQEQQLSNQPQRFRPIQPLEMAANRPGGGYSPGPGDPLLAKQKHHHRRAFEYISKALKIDEENEGHKELAIELYRKGIKELEDGIAVDCWSGRGDVWDRAQRLHDKMQTNLSMARDRLHFLALREQDLQMQRLSLKEKQNEQAPSKPQRTREPMLAGMTNEPMKLRVRSSGYGPKATASAQPTASGRKLTIGSKRPVNLAVANKSQTLPRNLGSKTSVGAVQRQPAKTAATPPAVRRQFSSGRNTPPQRSRTPINNNGPSGSGASTPVVSVKGVEQKLVQLILDEIVEGGAKVEWTDIAGQDVAKQALQEMVILPSVRPELFTGLRAPAKGLLLFGPPGNGKTLLARAVATECSATFLNISAASLTSKYVGDGEKLVRALFAVARHMQPSIIFIDEVDSLLSERSSSEHEASRRLKTEFLVEFDGLPGNPDGDRIVVLAATNRPQELDEAALRRFTKRVYVSLPDEQTRELLLNRLLQKQGSPLDTEALRRLAKMTDGYSGSDLTALAKDAALEPIRELNVEQVKCLDISAMRAITEQDFHSSLKRIRRSVAPQSLNSYEKWSQDYGDITI